The following coding sequences lie in one Candidatus Nitrospira allomarina genomic window:
- a CDS encoding HAD family hydrolase, whose product MNQPQNIIAIVYDFDHTLSPHYMQDHTILRHAELDPSTFWKSCTALIEARDYDQELAYMKRMLEEPCIRTLSNQDLRGMGNQLSFFPGVPSFFEELNGILKKPKYEEVPIRLEHYVVSSGLKAILEGSVVASQVRAIFGCEFDEEDGHISFPKRTISHTQKTQFLFRVNKGLTDLKEDVNDHMPEESRRVPFRQMIYVGDGPTDVPCFTVMKRNGGFALAVYNPEDQTRRSFEKCYQLTFHADRVHFMAPADYRPGSHLRLILEKHIAEVADRIVDSRRQGIEGSRVPAPLP is encoded by the coding sequence ATGAATCAACCCCAGAACATTATCGCTATCGTCTATGACTTCGATCATACGTTGAGTCCGCATTACATGCAGGATCACACGATTCTGCGGCACGCTGAACTTGACCCGTCCACATTTTGGAAAAGCTGTACCGCCCTGATCGAAGCCCGGGATTATGATCAGGAGTTGGCCTATATGAAACGAATGCTGGAAGAACCCTGCATCCGGACGCTTTCCAATCAGGACCTCCGTGGCATGGGCAACCAATTGTCCTTTTTCCCAGGGGTCCCCTCATTTTTTGAAGAACTCAATGGGATCTTAAAAAAACCCAAATACGAGGAAGTGCCCATCCGCTTGGAACATTATGTTGTCAGCTCCGGACTCAAGGCTATTTTGGAAGGAAGCGTGGTCGCCAGCCAGGTCCGCGCCATTTTCGGCTGTGAGTTCGACGAGGAAGACGGGCACATCAGCTTCCCCAAACGCACCATCAGTCATACGCAGAAAACCCAATTCCTGTTTCGGGTCAACAAAGGACTGACGGATTTAAAAGAGGATGTGAACGACCATATGCCTGAGGAAAGCCGCCGGGTGCCGTTCCGACAAATGATCTATGTAGGCGATGGACCGACAGACGTCCCCTGCTTTACCGTCATGAAAAGAAATGGCGGATTCGCCTTGGCGGTCTATAATCCGGAGGATCAGACCCGTCGGTCATTCGAAAAATGTTATCAGCTTACCTTCCACGCGGACCGGGTCCATTTCATGGCGCCCGCGGATTACCGGCCTGGAAGCCATCTCCGTCTCATTCTGGAAAAACACATTGCCGAGGTTGCCGATAGAATTGTCGATAGTCGCCGGCAAGGGATTGAAGGTTCCCGTGTGCCTGCTCCTCTCCCATAA
- a CDS encoding pentapeptide repeat-containing protein, with protein MKPKLTNNPMYTLLRDGKITEFNARFKSGEKPDLSNCDFRNVDLRGIEAAGMDFRGSYFRQADLRGVDLSQCNLEGASIHGTKISGTLFPKELSAPEILLSNQQGTRMRYGV; from the coding sequence ATGAAGCCTAAACTGACCAACAACCCCATGTATACCCTGCTTCGAGACGGGAAAATTACTGAATTCAATGCCCGGTTTAAGTCCGGTGAGAAACCTGATCTAAGTAATTGCGATTTCCGGAATGTGGATCTGCGCGGCATTGAAGCGGCAGGCATGGATTTCCGGGGAAGTTATTTCCGGCAGGCCGATCTTCGAGGAGTAGATCTTTCCCAATGCAATTTAGAAGGGGCCAGCATTCACGGCACCAAGATCTCCGGCACGCTTTTTCCCAAAGAACTCAGTGCTCCGGAAATTCTTCTTTCGAACCAGCAGGGCACGCGTATGCGCTATGGCGTATAA